The following proteins are encoded in a genomic region of Phalacrocorax carbo chromosome 2, bPhaCar2.1, whole genome shotgun sequence:
- the LOC104044902 gene encoding fatty acid-binding protein, adipocyte, translating into MCDQFVGTWKILSSENFEDYMKELGVGFATRKMAGVAKPSVTISINGDVITIKTESTFKNTEISFKLGEEFDETTADDRKTKNVITLDNGILKQVQKWDGKETIISRKVVDGNLVVECTMNNVTCKRVYEKA; encoded by the exons ATGTGTGACCAGTTTGTGGGCACCTGGAAGATCCTTTCtagtgaaaactttgaggacTATATGAAAGAGCTGG GTGTGGGGTTTGCTACCAGGAAAATGGCTGGTGTGGCCAAACCCAGTGTAACTATTAGCATCAATGGTGATGTGATAACCATCAAAACAGAAAGTACCTTCAAAAATACAGAGATATCTTTCAAGCTGGGTGAAGAGTTTGATGAGACCACAGCAgatgacagaaaaacaaag AACGTCATAACCCTAGACAACGGCATACTGAAGCAGGTGCAGAAATGGGATGGAAAAGAGACTATCATAAGCAGAAAAGTGGTGGATGGGAACCTGGTGGTG gaaTGCACCATGAACAATGTTACGTGCAAAAGAGTTTATGAAAAAGCATGA
- the LOC104044901 gene encoding myelin P2 protein, with product MCNRFVGTWKLVSSENFDDYMKELGVGLATRKLGGLAKPDVIISMKGDIVTIRTESTFKNTMISFKLGQQFDETTADDRKVKSVITLEKGALVQVQKWNGKETTIKRRLVDGKMVVECAMKGVVCTRVYERV from the exons ATGTGCAACCGATTTGTGGGAACCTGGAAGCTCGTCTCCAGTGAAAATTTTGATGACTATATGAAAGAATTGG GAGTGGGCTTAGCTACCCGGAAACTAGGTGGCCTGGCAAAGCCTGATGTGATCATCAGTATGAAAGGGGACATAGTAACCATCAGAACTGAAAGCACCTTCAAAAATACAATGATCTCTTTCAAACTGGGCCAGCAGTTTGATGAAACAACAGCAGATGACCGGAAGGTCAAG AGTGTCATAACCTTGGAGAAAGGAGCATTGGTGCAAGTGCAGAAGTGGAATGGCAAAGAGACCACAATAAAGAGAAGACTAGTTGATGGGAAAATGGTGGTG GAATGTGCCATGAAAGGAGTTGTCTGCACTAGAGTCTATGAAAGAGTGTGA